The sequence aaaggatttgcaaatcattgtattctgtttatatttacatctaacacaatttcccaactcatatggaaacggggtttgcataataaataaaaaacgtaaaTGTTGTCAGGAGGACGACGTAAAGACGTCAGTCACGGGGGGggcgccatcttgaaaaaaagtcattgttgatataatatgccttatttttttgtgaagttcagtgattattgactagattattactttgggaaTGTGAGAGAAGAGTTGTGGTCTTGTGAGAATTGtctgcattcacacacaattccttgaacaattgcctcatctacttattattattattattattattattattaaatgtagcttaccatattGCTGAAAGTTTTaacttccccttggggattaataaagtaccgtatttccttgaattgccgccggggcgctaattaatgtaaaacctcttctcactccggcacttaccaaaggcatgcggtgtatttaggcctgcgcttaaaaatttgagtgtgatgtaaggatacatcatgaaaagcacatttaataaaaaaaagttattatggtcttacctttacttataaatgatgtctatgcgcagctccttctgatcaaaagcatcgataacttgtttatagaagtcttccttatctttcttcagttttaaaagtctctctgtctcgatggagatcttccattattacctcctgcttcgattgaaagtccagtttagaaaactgttttattttagatatatgtaatcctccatgttaaaagtgcaagcgagaggaaaaaataaacacacgctgctcactcttgctgcttgttgtcacttcttctgcagccaagtagtcgcaagaaggatcactagcgccctctaccaccaggaggcgggagtcatttaatgactcatatttgacacacgcagctacggtatattaataaaacatagctgcttactgttctttttagcatcttcaacagcttggaccttaaaccctactgaatagctcttaatcgtcttccctttatgcgatttcaaatgattgaaatcagcctcctccattttgaaaatgatgacaggtgaagtgtcactcgtgacgtgacaagtttgacccgacgggaattgtaggcatatgctaattatttggcgaaacgagtttgacccggctttaatcctgagccggcggtaatgctaagcatgcgctaattagtttgcgaaacgtgtttgacccggcagtaattctaggcaggtgcatactatatacccggcggcaattcaaggaaatacggtctgtCTGATACTGATTctgattgaatgtgtggactgcatgaatgatgccttctcagttctcactctaacgcaatttgaatgtctagaaacacactaaattaatataatccattattactaatattaataaggttaaaaagttatcttttgaaggtgtagtcagtaatctgattacttcttcccagtttaactgtggtgacactatctaaatgaaagcaaaacagatgtcttctttcttggccaacatgttgactgtgctcatggttcttttataacagacatgtctctTAAGATGAATAGGAAAATgactaattattgtccaccagcagggggagctcatcactagtactactgtgtggaagctggcatgtggtacattatttcctgtgtgtgtatgacttattcagagggagaacagcacacttttacgtatggcgtctaccattaaggattgcaggaatgacttttaggatgtttttatatgaataaggaggattggatgttggcctgggaaggtattcccctgaaggtcttctgcatgtgtcagctggaagtaccctgactgctgtgaggggaaactgatgagattgtgaaatCATTTCTTGGtgtaggacaatgtctcatgtgattgagcaaagctggacttttctgaagaatgtttgttttctcctgttccACAGACCTCAATAAAGAACATCTTCCTCATGAGCAGGAAGAAGAGCCACAGCCccaccacattaaagaggaaaaagaggtaccacattcccaacacattaaAGACGGAGGAGAGgacccacagcccccccacaataAAGCGAAAcatgagacgccacagacccataatgttaaactgacccttcacaataaaaggcaagcggaggacccactgatcttacacatcaaaaatgaagaggaggacccactgacccctcactttaaggagcaagagaacctgctgacccctcacattaaaaaggaagaggaggacccactgacaccctactttaaagaggaagaggaggaccaagagccgccgcacattagagaggaagaggaggaagagggcatcagtcagcctaaatggttggaggagttcccagtgactggtgtccctgtgaagagtgaagatgatgaggtgaaaggtgaaagtgaggagaggggagggggggagcctccaagcagcagctcaacacaacacatgacaacagaagctgatggagaccactgtggaggatcacaagcagacaagctcttagctccactatcagatagtgaggacacaacgtcacactctcctgacactgatgatgaagactctaaagatgataagacatgtcacactgacaacactcacttcacatcttctcactctcacaaaacttttaaataccattgtagtctgaaaagacacatgagaacacacactggagaaaaacctttttcttgctcagaatgtagtaaaggttttacacgaagtcaacatttgaaagtacacatgagaacacacaccagtgaaaaacctttttcttgttcaacctgtggtaaaggttttacacaaagtcaacatttgaaagtacacatgagaacacacactggtgaaaaacctttttcctgttcaatctgtagtaaaggttttacacgaagtcagagtttgaaagaacacatgagaacacacactggtgaaaaacctttttcctgttcaaactgtggtagaggttttacacgaagtcagagtttgaaagaacacatgagaatacacactggtgaaaaacctttttcctgttcaatctgtggtaaaggttttacacatacTAACAAatggaaaagacacatgagaatacacactgaggaaaaacctttttcctgttcaacctgtggtaaaggttttacacgaagtcagggtttgaaagaacacatgagaatacacactggtgaaaaacctttttcctgttcaacctgtggtagaggttttacacgaagtcagagtttgaaagaacacatgagaatacacactggtgaaaaacctttttcctgttcaatctgtagtaaaggttttacacgaagtcagagtttgaaagaacacatgagaacacacactggtgaaaaacctttttcctgttcaaactgtggtagaggttttacacgaagtcagagtttgaaagaacacatgagaatacacactggtgaaaaacctttttcctgttcaatctgtggtaaaggttttacacatacTAACAAatggaaaagacacatgagaatacacactgaggaaaaacctttttcctgttcaacctgtggtaaaggttttacacgaagtcagggtttgaaagaacacatgagaatacacactggtgaaaaacctttttcctgttcaacctgtggtaaaggttttacagtaggtcagagtttgaaagtacacatgagaacacacactggtgaaaaacctttttcctgttcaacctgtggtaaaggttttacacacagtagcaaattgaaaagacacatgagaatacacactggtgaaaaacctttttcctgttcaatctgtagtaaaggttttacacgaagtcagagtttgaaagaacacatgagaacacacactggtgaaaaacctttttcctgttcaaactgtggtagaggttttacacgaagtcagagtttgaaagaacacatgagaatacacactggtgaaaaacctttttcctgttcaatctgtggtaaaggttttacacatacTAACAAatggaaaagacacatgagaatacacactgaggaaaaacctttttcctgttcaacctgtggtaaaggttttacagaaagtcagagtttgaaagtacacatgagaacacacactggtgaaacacctttttcctgttcaacctgtggtaaaggttttacagtaggtcagagtttgaaagtacacatgagaacacacactggtgaaaaacctttttcctgttcaacctgtggtaaaggttttagacacagtcagagtttgaaagtacacatgagaacacacactggtgaaaaatcacattcctgttcaatctgcaacagaagcttttgtgagcgatcaacccttgtaagacacatgagaaaacacccaggagagaaagtgttgagttgcagtgtgtgtggtgaaagattgtcttctaagtaccagtgtaagaaacacaagtgtgctggtgagaacagcagcagcaaatgaaactgcaggatttgaaataaactgtccagactttcattttgactttctaacaacatcagcacatataacatgtgtgacattgttgtttgtctaacaatctgtttaatatgatctttacatttatagattacatagtttgaaatataaaagtattacatatttgtactTGTAATTGTTGATaaccccatagattatcacctttatatgatatacatatgtactggttcacatctgaaacatcttctggaccacttcaggaagcatattattatttactttatacatcatctgaacagttgtcttttatacaattttaaaatgtgtgactttatgaatcatttgttgggtctctgtaATCCATGTTATTAATAATCttcattactctcttttgtaataagatgattgtgttgtgattattttatatgtatgtccccagacctttatgcaatataaaagtgagagaaaatggctgaattGTTTGAGGAaggatttattttgtttttgttttttttacaaactgacATTTGTGGATAAAACAAAAATTCCCATTAATgggtttcaatttttttttaatgtatgtattCTTTTTAAACATCCACAAAACTATATCGACATGAATCAAAGTTCAGAGTGTCAGTAAAAAgctaatattgtacatcatcccacagatatTTACTTTGCATtctgttggagccaaatttctttatttgtttatttagtttttatttagttttctgTAATTGATTGCTGGCCTCAGTTGATGCTGAATTTCCTTTTCggcagattgctccgcccacttcctcttGAGAACCAGGAGatgttgacagggatgggaccgttgctatggtgcggttgcTATGGTAACGTCATTTAATTGGGTTCAGGTGGGAACACTGGAGGGGCGACTGCATGGAGGACACAAACTGTTTACAAGCTTGCTGTGTGTGGTCAGGTCTCACTGCTGTGACAATGTTGCATCCAAGTCAAGGTcagtgtgatgactcttcttcggcattgtaatgccggtgtggttttcccgtggatgcgtcgaagcgatgaacacaacaaggtaagttataaatggatttattaaataataaaaggctaggaacaaaaacactgctgtaaagagaaggcaaaccaaaaacagaaaaacaattcctcagcatgtgagctggaataaacaaatggcttagcgtaaaagctagcgagaatatacatacaaagatgaaggtcgagagtcgtcactgttgcgcgtgggcaaattaggatccgaggaagactgaacagaaaaaggctggcttataaaggagggtgattagctgaagcaggtgtgcggtacgagtgtagcaggtgaactaatgagtaaccagagtgatgggcaaaacaggaaataaacgggtcagactgagaatgaaaacaaaaatggaaataacaaacatgtgaagatctgagcagcagatcgcaacagtattcccccccaacaaaagacagataccagatgtctcaaaaacacaaacaaaaacttgaaccccctccccaaaaccagaaagtccacaaacgaagggagggcggagggaggccacggtggagggtcgccagatcgcatgtccccgaatccaccgaggacacatcatgtggcggcggcgggtggaacgctgctgccgaaaaagttttggcgggcgacctcgaaaaggccacattagtggccgcctcgcaggatgaggtgcccggcgaggcggacgacccgggcacggccacatccgtggccgacatggaggagggagtatctggcgaggaggatgacctcgcagaggccacgcccgtggtcgacgtggtggacgacgcctcagcaccgaaatcccagcaggcttggaagcagcagacgagggtgcggggactgcagccaaagcaggcccgagtgcagctggcgaggatgatgcgggtgctgcagccgaagaaggcgtcggaggcggcctgggagccgcaggagtcgtcggaggcggcctgggagccgcaggagtcgtcggaggcggcctgggagccgcaggagtcgtcggaggcggcctgggagccgcaggagtcgtcggaggcggcctgggagccgcaggagtcgtcggaggcggcctgggagccgcaggagtcatcagcgtagaagcaaacggcgacgtagtagaggcaggcgtattagtcgtcggcagtgcttggcggcgtagagctggtaccggcgcttggcggcgtggagctggtaccggcgcttggcggcgtggagctggtaccggcgcttggcggcgtggagctggtactggagtaggctccagccctgtcgacacagttgtaggctccagccctgttgtcgacgttggtgtgggctccagccccgtcgtcgacactggtgctggagtaggctccagctctggagctggtactggagtgggctccagctctggagctggtactggagtgggctccagctttggagctggtactggagtgggctccagctttggagctgttgctggagtgagatccaggctaaagtctgtaactggtatgagaaccagttctgggtcggaggctggtgtgagaaccaggtgggagtctagtgctggcttgagaaccaggctaacatcagtttctggtgcgagaaccagactacagttaagtgctggtgtgagaaccaaacTGGGAGaaatgcagaacaccggtggtggaggatgtgcttgaggtaatgacctcgcgagtctgaacaccggtggaggaggtctacttggtcgttggGATTTGACCGGGggcaacacaggtggaggaggtctacaaggccgttgagacttggccgggggaaaaacaggtggaggaggtctacaaggccgttgagacttggccgggggaaacacaggtggaggaggtctacgaggaagagctaagcggaatacaggtggcggcggcctaggaggagctagcggtttaacgggccgaaaaacaggtaagggtggcctcataggaggttgcggtttgacagttttaagaaatggtagcgtctgcgctacctccgcaacacagctataggccatagcccccccctccagacgggaatcccagacccgttccctgtggtcagggactgaccataagggagggtggtgggaggtttggaggcgggcagactcctcccctctaactTGTACACAATTATTAGAAGGCGAAAAAACACTATACTTGGGCGGTGAAAGAGGTTTAAATGGTGgggtagaagaaaaactaggtgactgaggttgactagaataatgagaaaaaatatcctgataattacgtattttatcataaatgttattggtattcgaaaaaggttgggaatgaaaagtactgtccacaatataaaaatcttctgaaaaaatgtcaacaacagggggcggtgttgcgtcaccggtgggcgtaccccaaatgtcgtgactgctagagtcaggggaaaaaaaacaagctggattaccggtagtggaaggtgaatcctggtcggggtgaattttgctgtgttcgtaggaaggatgaagtggtgctggataattactgccgtgcgggggacctctccactggaccccccgcctcttcggggcagcgcgaacggcttcggaggggacttcaggcccacagtcaagtctttcctgctcccaagccacgagctccaaccacaaacccaagtcgaagggttcctcccgtggtttcgacgcggaaaaacattttgatgctcggatcctactgtgatgactcttcttcggcattgtaatgccggtgtggttttcccgtggatgcgtcgaagcgatgaacacaacaaggtaagttataaatggatttattaaataataaaaggctaggaacaaaaacactgctgtaaagagaaggcaaaccaaaaacagaaaaacaattcctcagcatgtgagctggaataaacaaatggcttagcgtaaaagctagcgagaatatacatacaaagatgaaggtcgagagtcgtcactgttgcgcgtgggcaaattaggatccgaggaagactgaacagaaaaaggctggcttataaaggagggtgattagctgaagcaggtgtgcggtacgagtgtagcaggtgaactaatgagtaaccagagtgatgggcaaaacaggaaataaacgggtcagactgagaatgaaaacaaaaatggaaataacaaacatgtgaagatctgagcagcagatcgcaacagtcaGCATACTTTATGTTCTACAGCCTACATGTCATTTCAGTTTGATAGCCAAAAATAAAcagattgtcatatccaaacataTTTCCACAGTACTGGACATTGAATCATTTGCACGCTACTacaactcaacatgtactactatcataagtcaacttaactactaccataactcaacctgtactactatcataagtcaacttaactactaccataactcaacctgtactactatcataagtcaacttaactactaccataactcaacctgtactactatcataagtcaacttaactactaccataactcaacctgtactactatcataagtcaacttaactactaccacaacctgtactactatcataagtcaacttaactacgaccataactcaacctgtactactatcataagtcaacttaacgactaccataactcaacctgtactactatcataagtcaacttaactactaccataactcaacctgtactactatcataagtcaacttaactactaccataactcaacctgtactactatcataagtcaacttaactactaccacaacctgtactactatcataagtcaacttaactacgaccataactcaacctgtactactatcataagtcaacttaactactaccataactcaacctgtactactatcataagtcaacttaactactaccataactcaacctgtactactatcataagtcaacttaactactaccataactcaacctgtactactatcataagtcaacttaactactaccataactcaacctgtactactatcataagtcaacttaactactaccataactcaacctgtactactatcataagtcaacttaactactaccataactcaacctgtactactatcataagtcaacttaactactaccataactcaacctgtactactatcataagtcaacttaactactaccataactcaacctgtactactatcataagtcaacttaactactaccataactcaacatgtactactatcataagtcaacttaactactaccataactcaacctgtactactatcataagtcaacttaactactaccataactcaacctgtactactatcataagtcaacttaactactaccataactcaacatgtactactatcataagtcaacttaactactaccataactcaacctgtactactatcataagtcaacttaactactaccataactcaacctgtactactatcataagtcaacttaactactaccataactcaacctgtactactatcataagtcaacttaactactaccataactcaacctgtactactatcataagtcaacttaactactaccacaacctgtactactatcataagtcaacttaactacgaccataactcaacctgtactactatcataagtcaacttaactactaccataactcaacctgtactactatcataagtcaacttaactacgaccataactcaacctgtactactatcataagtcaacttaactacgaccataactcaacctgtactactatcataagtcaacttaactactaccataactcaacctgtactactatcataagtcaacttaacgactaccataactcaacatgtactactatcataagtcaacttaactactaccataactcaacctgtactactatcataagtcaacttaactactaccataactcaacctgtactactatcataagtcaacttaactactaccataactcaacctgtactactatcataagtcaacttaactactaccataactcaacctgtactactatcataagtcaacttaactactaccataactcaacctgtactactatcataagtcaacttaactactaccataactcaacctgtactactatcataagtcaacttaactacgaccataactcaacctgtactactatcataagtcaacttaactactaccataactcaacctgtactactatcataagtcaacttaactactaccataactcaacctgtactactatcataagtcaacttaactactaccataactcaacctgtactactatcataagtcaacttaactactaccataactcaacctgtactactatcataagtcaacttaactacgaccataactcaacctgtactactatcataagtcaacttaactactaccataactcaacctgtactactatcataagtcaacttaactactaccataactcaacctgtactactatcataagtcaacttaactactaccataactcaacctgtactactatcataagtcaacttaactactaccataactcaacctgtactactatcataagtcaacttaactactaccataactcaacatgtactactatcataagtcaacttaactactaccataactcaacctgtactactatcataagtaaacttaactacgaccataactcaacctgtactactatcataagtcaacttaactactaccataactcaacctgtactactatcataagtcaacttaactactaccataactcaacctgtactactatcataagtcaacataactactaccataactcaacctgtactactatcataagtcaacttaactacgaccataactcaacctgtactactatcataagtcaacttaactactaccataactcaacctgtactactatcataagtcaacttaactacgaccataactcaacctgtactactatcataagtcaacttaactactaccataactcaacctgtactactatcataagtcaacttaactactaccataactcaacctgtactactatcataagtcaacttaactactaccataactcaacctgtactactatcataagtcaacttaactacgaccataactcaacctgtactactatcataagtcaacttaactacgaccataactcaacctgtactactatcataagtcaacttaactactaccataactcaacctgtactactatcataagtcaacttaactactaccataactcaacctgtactactatcataagtcaacttaactactaccacaacctgtactactatcataagtcaacttaactactaccataactcaacctgtactactatcataagtcaacttaactactaccataactcaacctgtactactatcattagtcaacttaactactaccataactcaacctgtactactatcataagtcaacttaactactaccataactcaacctgtactactatcataagtcaacttaactactaccataactcaacctgcactactatcataagtcaacttaactactaccataactcaacctgtactactatcataagtcaacttaactacgaccataactcaacctgtactactatcataagtcaacttaactacgaccataactcaacctgtactactatcataagtcaacttaactactaccataactcaacctgtactactatcataagtcaacttaacgactaccataactcaacatgtactactatcataagtcaacttaactactaccataactcaacctgtactactatcataagtcaacttaactactaccataactcaacctgtactactatcataagtcaacttaactactaccataactcaacctgtactactatcataagtcaacttaact is a genomic window of Nerophis ophidion isolate RoL-2023_Sa unplaced genomic scaffold, RoL_Noph_v1.0 HiC_scaffold_44, whole genome shotgun sequence containing:
- the LOC133546814 gene encoding zinc finger protein 184-like, with the protein product MCERTIAKYEEELCCVKMCERTIAEYKEELSRTKEENERLRQLLEAVFKKPQVVLHRTDLNKEHLPHEQEEEPQPHHIKEEKEVPHSQHIKDGGEDPQPPHNKAKHETPQTHNVKLTLHNKRQAEDPLILHIKNEEEDPLTPHFKEQENLLTPHIKKEEEDPLTPYFKEEEEDQEPPHIREEEEEEGISQPKWLEEFPVTGVPVKSEDDEVKGESEERGGGEPPSSSSTQHMTTEADGDHCGGSQADKLLAPLSDSEDTTSHSPDTDDEDSKDDKTCHTDNTHFTSSHSHKTFKYHCSLKRHMRTHTGEKPFSCSECSKGFTRSQHLKVHMRTHTSEKPFSCSTCGKGFTQSQHLKVHMRTHTGEKPFSCSICSKGFTRSQSLKEHMRTHTGEKPFSCSNCGRGFTRSQSLKEHMRIHTGEKPFSCSICGKGFTHTNKWKRHMRIHTEEKPFSCSTCGKGFTRSQGLKEHMRIHTGEKPFSCSTCGRGFTRSQSLKEHMRIHTGEKPFSCSICSKGFTRSQSLKEHMRTHTGEKPFSCSNCGRGFTRSQSLKEHMRIHTGEKPFSCSICGKGFTHTNKWKRHMRIHTEEKPFSCSTCGKGFTRSQGLKEHMRIHTGEKPFSCSTCGKGFTVGQSLKVHMRTHTGEKPFSCSTCGKGFTHSSKLKRHMRIHTGEKPFSCSICSKGFTRSQSLKEHMRTHTGEKPFSCSNCGRGFTRSQSLKEHMRIHTGEKPFSCSICGKGFTHTNKWKRHMRIHTEEKPFSCSTCGKGFTESQSLKVHMRTHTGETPFSCSTCGKGFTVGQSLKVHMRTHTGEKPFSCSTCGKGFRHSQSLKVHMRTHTGEKSHSCSICNRSFCERSTLVRHMRKHPGEKVLSCSVCGERLSSKYQKSNVSVKCCDCVKMCERTGAKCEEELSKRKEEDNQLLDAVFKKHQVVLHIKDVQQVSAESQEEIPSKQQEWSSSVGQKELEAPSHIKEEEEELWKQLQRLVEDNDEAEAQSLQLHHSQSEENRGAELVSQHITEADGEHCEDIKSEPDSIFAPLSDMDHMMSHSSDHSDHIQKPLKSKNDSKGDTRHHTNNKHFDCSECGKSFRLKTDFTRHMRIHTGEKPFTSSVCKKSFSIKPAMTRHMRTHTGEKPFTSSVCKKSFSVKPAMTRHMRTHTGEKPFTCSVCKKSFSRKSNMSSHMRTHTGGKPFTCPVCKKHFSTKPNMSAHMRTHTGEKPFSCTVCDKMFWHKYQVSKHKCVTVMEAAGI